ATGAGGAGCCTTAACGTATTTTTCCGGCAATTATTGTAAAAAAATATAAAAAAAGCGGTAAAACAATTTGCTTTTTCGGAGAATTGATTATAGCTTAACTGACAAGAAAATTCGTTTGCGGTCACCTTGCATAACTAAAACAAAGGGGAAAAGGGTATGCATATTGTATATATCGCGTTGATGATTCTGGCTTTGATCGGCATGATTGTCTGCAGTAAGAAGCAGAAGACGAATCCGGCCATGCAGCCGGTCGCGTTCGTGCTCTTCGTCGTGGTCGTGATCAGTGCGGGGCTTCTCCTCAACGAGATGAATGTTTTCGGCACGCGTGACGGCCTGCTCGAGAACGAGATGAAGTTCTACGCCTCGCAGGGCACCAAGACCGGTGACTATCTCAAGACGACGTTCCCCGGCAAGAAGGTTCTGCTGGTCGCCGACCCGGGATTCGAAAAGAATGACAACGTCAAGAAGCTTGCCGACGCCCTCCAGGCCGGTTACGGCGGCGAGGTGGTGACCGACACCGTTCAGCTTCCCGGCAACCAGGCCGATGCTCCGATGCCGCTTTATATGATGATGAAGGCAGCCGACTTCGACGCAATGGTCGACAAGCATCCGGATTGCGGCGTCATCGTGACCACTGTCGGGCTGCCGCAGGACGCGAATCGCCTGAAGTTCATGAAGCAGTCGGCCGACAAGCGTCCGGCGCTGTTCCTGATGGGTCTGCCCTCCGGCCCGGTGCCGGGGATCATGGCGGCGCTGCAGAGCGGCATCATCACGGGCCTGATCATTTCGAACCCGGATGCGAAGTACGATGTGCCGGCCCCGTCCGACCCGATGAAGGCGTTCGATATCCGCTATGTGCTCGTCACCAAGGAAAATGCGGATCAGTACAAGGCGCATTTCTCCAACTGAGTTTCGGGTTTCTGAGAAACGGAGTCACCACCGGATAGCGTATTGCCATACACTGTCGGGTGGTGTTTTTTTTGATAATCACTGTCTGAGGTAATGAGGGGTAACTGGGATGGCCAAATTCTTCAAAACGCTTCTGGCGTTTCTGTTTGCAACGGCCTCCGTGTCTTTTGCGATCATGGTGTTTTCCGGCGGGGCGCTGTTCTGGCACCGCCAGTTCGGCGGTTTGAGCGATGATCTGCTGGAAAATGAGATGGCGTTTTATGCTTCTCAGGGATACGAGGCCGGAGTTTTTCTGAAGGGAACGGAGCCGAACCGGCAGCTGCTGCTTCTGGTCGATCCGGACTTTCACCGGAATGAAAACATCAAGCAGCTGGCTTATGCGATGATCGAAGGGTACGGCAGCAGCGATGTCATGCTCGACACGATCCAGCTGCCGGTGGAGCTCTCCGAGATGCCGATGCCGCTCTATATGTCGATGACGGCGGAGGATTTCGATAAAGTCGTGGAGCGTTATCCGGATGCCGCCGTCGTGATTTCCACGATCGGCCTCCCGTCGGATATCGAGAATCTGAAGTTGCTCAAGAACGAGGAAGGGCCGAGGATTCTGCTGCTCGGGCTGCCGTCCGGACCGATTCCGGGGCTGGTCGACCTGATTCGGAGCGGCAAGGTCGCGGCTGTGGTGTTCTCAAACCCGAAGGCGCGTTATGACGTGCCGGCGCCGAAGGACCGGACGGAGGCGTTCAAGATCCGCTATGTGCTTGTAACCAAAGATAATCTGGACGAATTCCGCAATCTCTTCGCGGATTGAGCCACGCGCGGGGGGCCGCCGGCGGTCAGCCGCGCGGATGGAATTTCCTGTGGGTTTCCCGCAGGCGCGCGGCATCGACATGGGTGTAAATCTCCGTCGTCGCGATATCGGCATGTCCCAGCATCTCCTGAATGACGCGGAGGTCCGCGCCGTTGGCCAGCAGATGGCTCGCAAACGAATGCCGCAGTGTGTGCGGATGGATGTTTTTCTTGATTCCGGCCCGGGCGGCGGCCTCCTTGACTACGGCCCAGACGCGCTCGCGGTCGAGCTGCCTGCCGTTGCGGGAGAGAAATACGAACGGGGAGGCCGGATTTTTCGCGGCCAATACCGGGCGTGCCTCGGCGAGATAGCGCTGCAGGAGTTCGAGCGCGGCTTCCCCGACCGGCACCATGCGGGTTTTCTCTCCTTTGCCGGTGACGCGGACCAGGTGATTGTCGAAGTCCGGCGCGGCCAGCGGCAGGTTCGTCAGCTCCGAAACCCGCAGCCCGGAGGCGTAGAGCAGTTCGAGCATCGTCCGGTTGCGCAGCTCGAGCGCCGTACCCTTTTCGGGCCATGCGTTCAGGAATGCGTTGACTTCGGAGACGGTCAGAAAGTCCGGCAGGACGCGCCAGAGTTTCGGCGATTCCAGCACTGCAGCCGGATTCTCTTTGATCAGCCCCTCCTCTTCGAGATGGCGGTAGAGCATTTTGATCGCCACGAGACGGCGGGCCAGCGTCGCCGGCTCCATGGCGCGCTCGGAGTGCCCGAAGTTCAGGTAGTTGACAATCGTTTCGCGTTTGACTTCCCGGAAGGAGTCGATGCTGCGGGCGGTAAGCCAGGCGGCGTAGTCTTCCAGATCGCGCCGATAGGCGTCGGCCGTATTGCGCGAAAGACCGCGTTCAATGGTGAGGTAGCGGAGAAAATCGGTGAAATCCCGTTCGAACATGATTGTCGGAGACCATTCTGGATGTTATATTAAATGCGTGCAATTATTAATCTATCCTGAAAATGATAAATCGTCAAGGGGGTTTTGTGAAGAAGATTGCAATTATTCTTGCCGACGGTGTCGAAGAGACGGAATTCATTGCGGTCGGCGATGTCCTGCGCCGGCTCGGTATGGAGGTGACGGTTGCCGGTTTGCATCGCCTTGAGGTTAAGGGAGCTCACGATTTCGGGCTGAAGGCGGACCGGTTGCTGGCGGAGTGTTCCCCGGCCGGATTTGACGCCGTTTTCCTTCCCGGCGGCATGGGCGGAGCGCTTGCGATGTACAATTCCGTGGCCGTGGTGGAATTCGTGCGGGAGATGGAGCGCTCCGGCAAGATCGTCTCCGCCATCTGTGCCGCGCCGATTGTTCTTGCGAAAGCTGGAGTTCTTGAAGGAAAGAAGTTTACGATGTATCCGGGGCTCGGCGAATATCTGCCGGACGGCTGTGTCCCCGGCGAAGGTGCCGCCGAACGGGACGGCCGGATCGTGACCGGAAAGGGGCCCGGCGCGGTCTTCGCCTTCGCTGCGGCTCTGGCCGGAGCGCTCGGGGCGGAAACCGATGAGCTCTATCGGGCCATGTTCGTAAAATTATAAGTTTGGAAGCGGCTCGTTAATCCGGTTCGGGGGTGATTCATGCGCCCGTTTCCGATGCCGGAGACGGCCGAACTGTTTCGGAAATATTTGCCGCCGAAGTTGGAAAACCGCCTGGGATGCGGATAAAGTATATCGTGAATTGCGGAGCAGGTCCGCTGTTCCGGCCATTTTAATTTTTCAGGAATTTTTTATGTTTGAAGTACTCTCCCGTTGCGGGAATGCCCGGCGAGGCGTCCTTACGACCCGCCGCGGAACCGTTCAGACGCCGGTGTTCATGCCGGTCGGCACCCGGGCCAGCGTGAAGGCGATGTCGCCTGCCGAGCTTGAGGAACTCGGCGCCGAGATCATCCTCGGCAACACCTACCACCTGTTTCTGCGTCCCGGCATGGAGCTTATGGCGAAAGCAGGCGGACTGCACAGATTCAGCAGTTGGAAGCGGTCGATTCTGACCGATTCGGGCGGCTTTCAGGTGTTCAGCCTCGCGACGCTGCGGAAGATGGAGCCGGACGGCGTCCGGTTCGCGTCGCACATCGACGGCACGCGTTTCTTCCTCGGGCCGCGCGAGTCGATGGCGATCCAGCGGACGCTCGATTCGGATATCGTCATGGCGTTCGACGAATGCACGCCGTATCCGGCCACCTTCGAGCAGGCCGAGAAGTCGCTGGCCGTCACGACGCGCTGGGAGCGCATGAGCCGCGAACAGCCGCTGAACGACGGGCAGATCCGGTTCGGGATCGTGCAGGGTTCGGTCTATCCTGAGCTGCGGAAGCGCGCGGCGGAGAGCCTGGTTGAAATCGGGTTCGACGGTTATGCGATCGGCGGCGTTTCGGTCGGCGAAAGCGAGCCGGAGATGATGCTGGCGGTCGATGCCGCCGCGCCGCACCTGCCGGATAACGCGCCGCGCTACCTGATGGGCGTCGGCACGCCGCGCCAGATTGTCGAGAGCGTCGCGCGGGGGGTGGACATGTTCGACTGCGTCATGCCGACCCGGCTCGGCCGGCACGGTTCCGCCTTCGTCGGAGGCGGCGGGACCATTCCGGTCAAAGCCGGGCGCTATGCGGACGATTTCACGCCGATTGACCCGGAGTGTTCCTGTTATGCCTGCCGGAACTTCACGAAGGCGTATATCCGGCATTTGTTCAACGTCGGCGAGATCCTCGGCGTGCGCCTGGTGACGCTGCACAATCTGCACTATTTCCTGAACCTGATGCGCCGGATTCGCGCCTCGATCGAAAACGGCACGTTCGAAGAGCTGCGGAAAGAGTTCCAGTGAGATTCCGCGATCCGAAGGGTTGAGATATCCCGGGATTCCGCGCGGGACGGCGCCGCAGCGGAATCCGGAAGGTTTGCATCGCGCTTCAAGGAGCGGGGCCAGGCGGAAGGCTTGACTTTCCGGATATCCGGCGTTACAGTAAAAAGGTTAAGGATTTTACTTTTATGAAAATCATTCGGTTTGACAGTGTCGGCGGTGCGTCGGGGGATATGATCCTCGGCGCGCTGATCGCGTTGGGGGCGGACCGCGATACGATCGTTCGCGGCCTGGAGTCTCTGCTGCCCGGACATTTTACGCTTTCGGTCGAAGAGACGAGCTCCCACGGCATCGCGGGAGTCCGTGCCCGCGTCGCGCTGCCGGAGACGGAGCATCATCATCACTGCCGCGGAGAGCACGGGCAGGAGCATGGACACCACCACCATGATCACCACGCGTTCCGGGAAATCCGGGCGCTGATCGAAGGCTCCGCGCTGCCGGAGCCGGTGAAACGGTCGTCCGTTGCGGTTTTTGCGCTGCTGGCCGAAGTGGAGGGGAAGATTCACGGCAAGGCGCCGGAGGAGGTTTCGTTCCACGAAGTCGGCGCGGTCGATTCGATCGTCGACATCGTCGGCTGCTGTTACGGGTTTCATCTGCTCGGCGCGGAGGCCGTATCGGTCTCGCCGCTGCCGACCGGTCAGGGGACTCTTGAGTGCGCGCACGGCGTCATGCCGATTCCGGCGCCGGCCACGGCCGAGCTGCTGACGCGCGGACTTGAGATCGCCCCTTCGGACGAGCCGTTCGAATTGCTGACGCCGACCGGCGCTGCGCTGCTGGCGGCGTGGCCGCATGCCGCGGTTCCGTCCGGTTCGCGGGTGCTGGCGGCCGCGTCTTCGTTCGGGCGGCGCGAACTGCTGCACCGTCCGAACCTGCTGCGCGCCATGC
The nucleotide sequence above comes from Victivallis lenta. Encoded proteins:
- a CDS encoding DJ-1 family glyoxalase III, whose protein sequence is MKKIAIILADGVEETEFIAVGDVLRRLGMEVTVAGLHRLEVKGAHDFGLKADRLLAECSPAGFDAVFLPGGMGGALAMYNSVAVVEFVREMERSGKIVSAICAAPIVLAKAGVLEGKKFTMYPGLGEYLPDGCVPGEGAAERDGRIVTGKGPGAVFAFAAALAGALGAETDELYRAMFVKL
- the xerD gene encoding site-specific tyrosine recombinase XerD, which encodes MFERDFTDFLRYLTIERGLSRNTADAYRRDLEDYAAWLTARSIDSFREVKRETIVNYLNFGHSERAMEPATLARRLVAIKMLYRHLEEEGLIKENPAAVLESPKLWRVLPDFLTVSEVNAFLNAWPEKGTALELRNRTMLELLYASGLRVSELTNLPLAAPDFDNHLVRVTGKGEKTRMVPVGEAALELLQRYLAEARPVLAAKNPASPFVFLSRNGRQLDRERVWAVVKEAAARAGIKKNIHPHTLRHSFASHLLANGADLRVIQEMLGHADIATTEIYTHVDAARLRETHRKFHPRG
- the larC gene encoding nickel pincer cofactor biosynthesis protein LarC, whose amino-acid sequence is MKIIRFDSVGGASGDMILGALIALGADRDTIVRGLESLLPGHFTLSVEETSSHGIAGVRARVALPETEHHHHCRGEHGQEHGHHHHDHHAFREIRALIEGSALPEPVKRSSVAVFALLAEVEGKIHGKAPEEVSFHEVGAVDSIVDIVGCCYGFHLLGAEAVSVSPLPTGQGTLECAHGVMPIPAPATAELLTRGLEIAPSDEPFELLTPTGAALLAAWPHAAVPSGSRVLAAASSFGRRELLHRPNLLRAMLIDAAERPEGEEALEELSCNLDDCTGEVTGYLIECLFAAGALDVWTEAIQMKKQRPGVKLCVLTRPEERETMLALIFRESTTLGVRIAPLARRSLARRERKVVTPRGEIRVKVAYGADGGVLSVKPEFEDCRRIAESGGLPLKEVIRDAAARFGNGGA
- the tgt gene encoding tRNA guanosine(34) transglycosylase Tgt, whose amino-acid sequence is MFEVLSRCGNARRGVLTTRRGTVQTPVFMPVGTRASVKAMSPAELEELGAEIILGNTYHLFLRPGMELMAKAGGLHRFSSWKRSILTDSGGFQVFSLATLRKMEPDGVRFASHIDGTRFFLGPRESMAIQRTLDSDIVMAFDECTPYPATFEQAEKSLAVTTRWERMSREQPLNDGQIRFGIVQGSVYPELRKRAAESLVEIGFDGYAIGGVSVGESEPEMMLAVDAAAPHLPDNAPRYLMGVGTPRQIVESVARGVDMFDCVMPTRLGRHGSAFVGGGGTIPVKAGRYADDFTPIDPECSCYACRNFTKAYIRHLFNVGEILGVRLVTLHNLHYFLNLMRRIRASIENGTFEELRKEFQ